The Chloroflexus aggregans DSM 9485 genome segment TGTGGCCGTCTCGCCGATCGGTAAGGTAATCGTCACCTGTTCCGGCCAGCGGCCACTCAAGAGGGCAATCGTGGCAGCTTTGGCAGCGGCGGCGGCGTTGCTGCCGGTGGTGTAGCCGGTGCGCGAACCGCGTTTGTTGCGAGGTGGAACCATATCGGCCATCACGTGTCTCCGTATGTACGTGTTTCACCGCAGAGGGCGTGGGTGGTTCTTACCGCAAAGGCCGCAGAGGATGGCGTACTTGTTGTATACTCCAAAACCCTTTGCGCCCTTTGCGCCTTTGCGTTCATTGTCTCTGCGCCTTTGCGCCCTTTGCGCCTTGATGTCACACATCGCGGTTGTCTTCACCGAGCGCCAACCGCAGCAGCGCATTGACAATCGCCGTCGCCACCGGTGAACCGCCTTTGCGACCAGCGGTGACGATCCACGCCACATCCTGGCGGGCCATGAGCGCCGCTTTGCTTTCGGCGGTGTTGACGAAGCCGACCGGCACGCCGATGATCAACGCCGGCTGTGCGCCGCGGTCAAGGAGATCGAGCACCTCGAACAAGGCGGTCGGTGCGTTGCCGATGGTCACGATCGCACCGGTCAGATGGCCCTGTTCGTGAGCCCAGCGCAAGGCGGCAGCGCTGCGGGTAAGACCGGTCGCCGCAGCGAGTTGGAT includes the following:
- a CDS encoding precorrin-8X methylmutase, whose translation is MTEHVPVTGAEIAARSFAIIRAELAERGITLPQPLATVVERIIHTTADFEFATITKASPGAIEAGVAALQRGCAVITDVQMARVGIDQRRLHRFGGAVYCFNDLPDVIQLAAATGLTRSAAALRWAHEQGHLTGAIVTIGNAPTALFEVLDLLDRGAQPALIIGVPVGFVNTAESKAALMARQDVAWIVTAGRKGGSPVATAIVNALLRLALGEDNRDV